ATGGTGTCCAGCGCCCAGCCGATCGAGTTCGCACCGGCCGCGCAGGCGTTCGAGATCACCACCTTCGGGCCTTTCAGGCCGAAGGCCGCGCTGACCGCGTCGGTCGAGGTGGACAGCGGGTACATCAGCAGATGCGCCTTCGAAGCGCCGGCGCGGCCGTCACGGAGCAGCTGCCAGTGGTACTGCTCGCCGGCATCGAGACCGCCCACCGACGTACCCGTCGCGATCCCGACCCGGTACGGATCGAATCCCGCGAGGTCCAGCTTGGCGTCCTCGAGCGCCTCCGCCGCGGCCCCGAGGGCCAGGCCGATCGCCCGATCGATCCGGCCTTTGCTCCGCCGCGGCGGAGCCGCCACCTCGGCGACCTCACCCGAGTAGTGGCAGCTCAGCGTGGACGTGTCCAGCCGCTTGGTCCGGCCGATGCCGCTGACGGCGTCGCGGACGCCGGTCCAGACCGCGTCGGCCCCGGTGCCCAGCGCGCAGGTCACCCCGATGCCGGTAATGGCGACCCCTGTGGCGTTCATATGCTCTCCTCACCAGACCTGTGTCGTCAGCCGTTACTCGAGTGGTACGCCGAAGCTGGTGGCGACCAGGAACGGCGCGGCGGTGGTCAGTACCAGGTGTTCGGGCTGCTCGAGGGTCAGCTCGAGCCCGGCCGCGGCCACGTCGGCGTCGACCCGGGCGGTGCCGATCACCCGCTCGAGCCGGGGCGAGTACACCGCGTGCGTGACCGCTCCGAGCGGCTCGCCGTCCACGCCGAGGGCGGTGCCGGCGGCCGGCGGGTCGTCCAGCCCTTCGGCGGCGATCCAGCAGACCGGGCGGCGGGCCGGACCGGCCTCCCAATGCGCGGTGAGCGCCGCCTTGCCGATGAACTCGTGGCCGAAGTCGACCATCCACTGCAGGCCTGTCTCGAACGGCGTCGCGCCGTCGGCCTCCTGCTCCAGGTTGGCGAACCGCATCTCCATCCGGCAGATGTCCAGGGCATCCAGGCCGACCGGCTGGGCGCCGAGTCCGGCCAGGTGATCACGCAATTCATTGCCCGCGGCAACCGGGATGTGCAGCTTGTACCCGTACTCGCCGCTGACGCCGGTCCGGCTGACGAGCAGATCCTGGTCGTCGCCCCACGACTCGGTGACGAAACTCGAGTACGACATCGAGGTGATCGGGAAGGACAGGAACTTCTGGGCGAGCGCCGGTGATTGCGGGCCTTCGATCCCGTACACGCGGTAGTCGTCGGTGACGTCCTGCACGTTCACGTCCTGGCCGCAGGTGTTGCCGGCGGCAACCAGGTAGTCGGCCACCGCGGCGGCCTGGGCCGGCCAGACCTCCACCAGGTAGTCGTTCCCGGAGCAGTGGATCAGCGCCTCGGCCAGCAGGGTGCCGTCGGTGTTCAGCAGCAGCGCCGAAGAGATCTGTCCTTCGAGCAGGAAGTCGACGCCGCGGGTCGAGACCTGGCTGAGGAACTGGGCCGCTTCGCCGCCGGTGATCCGGAGCAGGCCGAGGCCGGTGTAGTCGATCAGGCCGCACGCGCCGCGCAGCAGCTCGTACTCGGCGACCGGGTCGGAGTAGACGTTCCGCATGATTGGTCCCTTCGTCAATGTCATTGACTGTCATTCCGTTCGGTCACGACGAGCCGGGTCGTCATCACCACTTCGCGGCCGACCGACGCCTGGCCGATCACCGACATCAGGTCCCGCAGCCGCGGACCGGTCTGAGCCCGGATCACCAGCTGGTCGCCGGGTACGACCGTGCGCAGGAACTTTGCCTGCTTGATCTCGGCGAGATAGCCGACGCGTTCGGCGACGTCCGCGACCGGCTCGCCGGTGGCCTGGGTCGCCGCCGCGCTGCCGTAGATCACCGCGGCGAGCTGCGCGACGCATTCGACCAGCAGTACGCCCGGGTACAGCATCCGGCCGGGAAAGTGGCCGGCCAGGACGGGATCGGAGGCGGTGATGCTCTTGATCGCCTCCGCCCGTACGCCTGGCTCGACCGACGTCACCCGGTCCAGCAGGAAGAACGGGTACCGGTGCGGCAGCAGCCGGGCGATCTCGTCGGCGGACAGTTCGCGTACTCGCGCGACCGCGGGCGTACTCGTCACCGGTTGCCCGCCACGTGGTCGACGAGTCGGTTGAGTGAGAGCAGGCACTCGGTGTCGTCGTCGGTGATGACCACCCCGAACTCGTCCTCGACGGCCATCGCCAGCTCGAGCGTGTCGATCGAGTCGAGCTCGAGCCCACGGCCGAACAGCGGCTGGTCGTCACCGATCATGTCCGGGTCCACCGCCAGGGCGAGCCGCTCGACCAGCAGGTGCTTGACCTCGCCGCACAGCTCCTGCCGTACCTTCGCGGCTGCCTTCGTCTCTTCCAGCGTTGCCACCATGTGGCCTCTCCTGTCGCTTGTCGGGTTGCGTTGCCGTACGGCTCAGCAGGTGCTGCGGATTCAGCAGGTCAGGCCGCCGTCGATGACGACGGACGCCCCGGTCACATAGGCGGATTCGGGGCCGAGCAGGAACCGCACCACCGGCGCCACGTCCGCGGGTGTTCCGATCCGGCCCAGCGGCACGCGTTCCACGAAAGCGGTCAGCTGGTCCTGCGGCATCGAGCGCGTCATCGCGGTGTCGACGAAGCCCGGGATCACGGAGTTGACCCGGACGCCGTAGCTTCCGAGCTCCTTGGCGAGCACCCGGACCACGGCGAGCAGACCGGCCTTGGAGGCGGCGTAGTTCGCCTGGCCGGCCGGGGCGTTCACGCCGCTGGTGGAGGCCACCGCCACGATCGCGCCGCCGCGCTGCACCGCCATCAGCCGAGCTGCCGCGCGGCAGACCAGGAACGAACCGGTGAGGTTGGTCTCCAGGACCGAACGCCACTTCTGCTCGCCCATCATCAGCGCGTAGCCGTCGTTCGCGATGCCGGCGTTGCTGACCAGACCGTCCAGCCGGCCGTGGTCGGCGCGGATGCCGCGGAACATCCGGTCCACCTCGGCCGGTACGGCGACGTCGGCCTGGATCAGCTCGGCCCGCGGTTGCAGTTCGCGGATCTGCTCGAGGACGCGCTTGGCCTGCTCGAGGTCGCGCCGGTAGTTCAGCAGTACGCGGGTGCCGTCCGCGGCCAGGTCCATCGCGACACCGAGGCCGATGCCCTTCGTGGCGCCGGTGACCAGGACGACTCGTTCTGATTTGCTCATCACCGGACCGCCGTCCGGAGACTGAGGGCGAGTGCTTCGGAACCGGTCAGGTGCCGGCCCGTCCGCACCATGCTGCGGCCGAGCCCGGTCAGCACCCGGCCGGGACCGACCTCGACGAAGGTTCGCGCACCGATCCGGGCGAGGGTCCCGACGGTGTCGGTCCAGCGCACCGGCCGCATGATCTGGCGACTGAGCAGCTGCCGGTACGCCTCGATGTCGTGGACCGCGCAGCCGGTCAGACTGGAAATGAACGGTACGCGGGGCGCGCGCAGGTCCGCCGCCGCGAGCATCGGCGCGAGTTCACGCTCGGCCTCGGCCATCAGCGGCGAGTGGTACGCGCCGCCGACCGGCAACCGTTTCACCCGCAGCGCGCCGGCCGACCGGGCGGCCTCGATCACCAGCTCGACCTCCTCCGGCGTGCCGGACACGACGACTTGCCGTGGTGCGTTCAGGTTGGCCAGGACGACCACGCCCGCGCTGACCGAGGACTGCCGGCACAGATCGGTCACGTGATCCGCCGACAGTCCGCCGATGGCGGCCATCGCTCCCGGTTCCCGCTGCGCCGCGTCGGCCATCGCCCGGCCCCGCTTCGCCACGATCGAGAGCGCGTCCGCCCAGCTCAGACAGCCCGCGGCGACCAGCGCGGCGTACTCGCCGAGGCTGTGCCCGGCCACCGCGATCGGGCGGCAGCCGGCCGCGGTGAGCTCGGCCGACAGCACGCTCGACCAGACGAAGACGGTGAGCTGAGCTGCCTCGGGATCCGCCAGCGTGATCGCGTCGGCGCGGGTCATCAGCTCGCCGACGGCGACGCCGGTCAGTTGTTCCGCGGTGTCGATCAGGCTCCGGGCCTCGACTCCACAGCGCGCCAGTTCGCGGCCCATACCAGGTCGTTGGCTGCCCTGGCCGGGGAAGACGAACGCCAAGCCGGTCACCAGTCCACCTCCGCCTCGGTCGCGGCGGCCCAGCACAGATCCAGTGCGGGGAGGCCGGGGGACGGGCAGGGGTGCAGTGCGCCGTGGCCGGGAATCTCGGGCGCTCGGCGGTCGGCATTCGGTGGCGCCTGCGCTGAACCGGCGGTGTCCGGGCACTCCTCCAGAACACCGCCGGCCAGCACGCCGCCGGCCAGCACGGCCCGGTGATCGCGGGCCCAGCGGGCCAGCTCTCCCCGCAACCGGATCGGCCGGGCACCGTCGCCGCCCGTCGTAGCGACGACGATGTCGCGGTAGCCGGCCCCGACCGGCAGACCGCCGACGATCTTGATCACGCATTCCTTGATCCCGAACAGCCGAGCCAACTCCGCCGGCTCGGCCGCTCGTTCGGTTTCGTCGAAAATGCGGTGCGGCCAAGCCGGACCGACGCGCCTGGCGGCCAGCGCGAACCGCTGCTGGTCGAGCAGGTCGACACCGGCGCCCAGCAGCCGGCCCCCAGGTGTCCGGGGCACCGTCAATACCGTGGCGTAGCCGTCCGTACCGTCGAGCGGCAACGGCCGGCGGTGGCCGGTAGAAGGCATCATGAGTTTGCTCCCAACACGCATTGAATCGGGGGGCGGGTGGGCTCGGTGCTGAATTCCGAGCGCTTGTTCGTGCGGGTTGGGGTGGATGCTATGAATCCGCTCTCGGGGCTGTCAAGGAATCCACGCCTAACCAATGCTTGCCGGTTGACGCCCGGCGCCGGCCGTCGCCAGTCTTGGCGCAGTCCTTACCGCCGGCGAAAAATGTTGAGACCGGCATCAATAGTTTTCACCGGAATCAATTATCGACAAATATATGAATGGAAAGGAAACGGCCTATGCCACGCTGGGTCGAGACCGCGCCCCGGATCGTCAGCTGGGGGTACGTGGAGACCGCCGTCCAGGTGCGGTGGTCCGAGTGCGATCTGCAGCGCCATGCCTACTACGGCAACTACATGGTCTGGTGCGATCTGGGCCGGGAGGCGTTCGCCCTGGCCGTCGGGGTGAACTACCTGGACTACCAGTTCACCACCACCGAGTTCCGGATCCGTTTCCACACCCCGGCCTACTATCGCGACGAGCTGCTGGTCCGGACCTGGAGCTCGACGCCGCAGGCCCGGCTCGACTGCCACTACGAGATCTATCGCAAAGCCGGCCGGCAACTGATTGCCGAGGCAACTTCCCGGCACGCGCTGGTGGACTCCGAGAAGGGCCTCCGGGTCAAGGGCCCGTCGGAATTTCACGACATTTTCGAGGCGTTTCTGGAAAGCAAGCGGCCGCGTCAGCCCGAACGCGCGTAGCCGGGAATATACCCACGATCGCAGGAGGACGGCCCATGAGTGAGCTACCTACTGATCAGTTGGCCGCCCAGTTGCGCGGTGAACTGCTGGTCCCGGACGGTCCCGGTTACGAGGACGCGCGCCGGGTGTACAACGCCGCGATCAATCGGCGGCCGGCGCTGATCGTCCGCTGCCGCGGGGTCGCGGACGTGGTCCGGTCGGTCCGGTTCGCGGCCGAGCATTCGCTCCCGGTCGCGGTCCGCGGCGGCGGTCACAGCGTTGCCGGGCACGGCACCTGCGACGGCGGCCTACTCGTCGATCTGTCCGGCATGCGTGATGTCCGGGTCGATCCGGAAGCACGCACGGTACGAGTCGCGGGTGGCGCCACGCTGGGCGACCTGGACGCCGGCACCCAGCTGTTCGGCCTGGCTACACCCACTGGCCAGGTGTCGATGACCGGCATCGCCGGCCTCACGCTGAACGGCGGCATGGGAATGTTGCAACGCCGCTACGGCCTGACGTGCGACAACCTGTTGTCGGCGGACGTGGTGACGGCCGATGGCAGCATCGTCACGGCCGGCGCGGACAGCCACCCGGAGTTGTTCTGGGCGTTACGTGGCGGCGGCGGCAACTTCGGCGTGGTGACCTCGTTCGAGTTCCGTTGCCATCCGGTCGGTCCGACGGTCCTGGCCGGCATGGTCGCCTGGCCGGTGGACAAAGCACCCGAGGTGCTGGCGTTCCTGCGCGACTACATCGTGGACGCGCCGGAGGAGCTCAGCGCGGACGCGCTCTTCATGTTCGCGCCGCCGCTCGACGTGATCCCGCAGGAGTACCAGGGCACCCGGCTGATCGGGATCTTCCTCCGGTACGTCGGCGCGGACCTCGATCCCGAGGTGGTCCGGCCGATCCGCGAGTTCGGTACTCCGGTGCTCGACTTCGTCTACCCGATGCCGTACGTCGCGGTGCAGCAGATGCTCGACCCGTTGAACCCGAACGGAAACCTGCACTACTGGACCGGCGAGTACCTTGCCGAGCTCGGCGACAAGCAGATCGAGTTGCTGTCCATGTTCGGCGCCAGCCTGCCGGACCCGCATTCGATCATCGAGGTGATCCCGTTCAACGCCGCGGTCACCCGGGTCGCGCCGGACGCGACCGCGTTCAGCCACCGGCAGGACAGCTGGCTGATCCACATCCTCGGCCAGTGGCCGGACCCGGCCGACTCGCACCGCTGCCGGACCTGGGTCAAACGGGCCGGCGCCGACCTCCGGGCGATCGGCTCCGGCGACACGTACCTGAACCTGGTCACCGATGAGGAAGTCGACCGGGTCGACACGGTCTGGAACAAGACCCGCATGCGCCGGCTGGCGAAGGTGAAGGCCCAGTACGACCCCGGCAACATGTTCCGCTTCAACCACAACATCAAGCCCGCCGATGATGCGGACAAGGATGCGGCCGCGGATGCGGACACTCGTCGCGAGCGGCGACGGTGACTCGCTGCACGGCTCCGGACCGAAGGCGCGCGTAGGTTCCGTCGGCAGCGGTCAGCACGCCCGCTGCCGCCTCGCCGCCGAACTCGGTGATGACGAAGGCCGCGGCCAGTTCGGTGACGTCGCGGATGACGCCGAGAGGTAACAGGGAGCGGGTTTCGGCGATCGCTTCCTGTTCACCGGCGCGCAACACCACCCGGGTACCGGGCGCGACGGCCGTGGCAGCGACGGCGACCGCGAGGTTGTCCAGGTCGTCCGATCCGACCGCCGCCAGCGATCGGCACCGATCGAGCCGGAGTCGTTTCAGTACCGAGCGCTCGGTACCGTCGCCGATCACGACCGGTATGCCGAGGCCGCGCGCGACCGGAAGCCATCGGGCCGACCGGCTGCGTTCGAGCCCGATCACCGGAACTCCGAGGTTGAGCAGCAACTCACACAGGCGTACGCCCAGTTGCCCCATCCCGACCACGATCACGTGATCCCGTCTGGGTACCGACCGTGAACCGACCATGCTCAGGAGCCGTGGTTCGAACAACCGGTCGATCAGGCCCGCGGTGAAGATCGAGGTGAAGCCGATCGTCGCCAGCATCGCCAGCCCGGACCAGATCGCGTACCCACCGCCTGTTCCGGTCGGTCCTGGACCCACCGTGGCGACGACCCGGGCGGCGTCGAGGAACGCGCCGGTGGGGTCATGGTGTGCCGCGAGAACCAGCCAGGCCCAGTCGATCAGCAGGACGGTGAGCAGCCCGAACAGGCCGAGGAACATCAAGCGCGTACCCGTGTCGTGCTGATGTGGATGGTTCCAGCGAAAGGCCCTGATGATCCGGCGCCGGCGGCCGGGCCGTGCCGGCGGGGCATGGCGTACATCCGGCGTCCCGTTCGCTCCGCTGACGATCTGCCGGACCTGGTCGTCGTGCGCCTGGACCCAGAGCAGCTCCGGGTCCAGGCTCGGTCCGGCGATGCCGGGGGCCGCGATCGACGCCGGTGAGAACACCGTGCACTGCGGCAGCAGGGACCGCAATTGGCCGGCCATGGTGCGGTCGAACACGGTCACCACCTGGCGGAGCGCCGGCGCCAGGTGCGCGATCGCCAGCGCGTACCGGAGGGCATGGACGTCCTCGCGGACGAGGATCGCGGCGGCGGTCACCGGCGCCGCCAGTACGCGGGCCAGCTCGGCATCGGTCGGTGCGCCGAGATGCTCGATCGCGCACCGGGCCTCGAGCGTCGCGCAGACCCGGCGCGCGGCCGGGGTCTCGCCCACGATCAGGAACGTCATTCTTTCCCGATGACCCGGTCCACGAACCGCCGGACGAAGGCCGCCCGATCCACCTCGAACGCGATCCGTACCCGCGGGCCGTCACCCCAGTCGCGAGCGTCGGAGTCCTGGCCCGGACGCCAGTCGGCGATCGTCATCCCGCGGGTGAAGCGCCCCTGGGTTTCCACCGCCATCGGGAGCGTCTCTTCGGCCGTGATCAGTTCCGGATGCGCGACCACGCCGACCGTCAGCGGCGAATGCATGGCGCAGCAGTAGCGACCGAAGATCTGCTCGTAGAACGACATGTAGAGCGGCGCGCCGGCGGCCACCAGCTCGGCGGCCGGGGTGGCGGCGGCGGTCACCTCGTCGAGGTGTTCGGCCTCGAAGATGGTGTCGTTGGTGACGTCCAGGCCGATCTGCAGGAAGTCCCAGCCGGCGGCCACGCAGAGGGCGGCGGCCTCCGGATCATGCAAGGCGTCGGCTTCGGCGACCGGAGTTTGGTTGCCTGGTACCCGTACCGCGCCGCCCATCCACACGACCTTGGTCAGGCGCGACGGCAGCTCCGGGTCGAGCAGCAGCGCGATCGCCAGATTCGTCAGCGGCCCCAGCCCGATGTACGTCAGCTCGCCGGGGTACTGCTTCGCCAGATCCACCGTCAGCTGAGCGGCCGTCGCACCGACCAGACTCGTGTACTCCGGGTCGGGAAAGTTCGCGTTGCCGAAGCCGTCCTCACCGTGGATCTCCGGTACGTAACCGGCCTTACCGCCCGCGAGACCCTGCCCGGCCCCCTTCGCCAGCGGTACGTCGCAGCCCAGTCGCTCCATGATCACGGCAGTGTTCTTGGTGACCTTGCCGACGTCGACGTTGCCGAAGCTGGTCGTCACCGCGACGATCTCGAGCTCGGGAGACAGGATGCCGTAGATCAGGCCCATCCCGTCGTCGACGCCGGTGTCGGTGTCGATGATGACCTTGGTCATGTCATGTCCTCCATGGCTGGCTGAAGAATTCACAGTCGCTCCAAACCCCATTCGGCGTTGGCGGCCAGCAGACCGCCGTCGACGGCGAGCAACGCGCCGGTGATGAAGGACGCGAGTGGACTGGCCAGAAAGGCGACCAGCCCGGCGACGTCCTCGGGCTCACCGATCCGGCCGGCCGGGTACAGCGCCGTCATCCGCCGCTCGGCCTCGGCCGGATCCGGGGCGGCGGCCCAGGCACGGGTGGTCAGTGGCGTACGGATCGCGCCGGGCAGCACCGCGTTCACCCGGAGCCGGCCCGCGTACTCGAGGGCGGCCGTCTTGGTGAAGTTCGCGATCGCGCCTTTGGTGATCGTGTAGCCGGCCAGCGCGGGATCGCCGGTCACGCCGAGAACCGAGCACAGGTTGACGATCGACGACTCCGGGGGAGCGATCACCGCGAACTCCGAGGTCATCGCGACCACGGCTTCGACGTTCACCTCCCAGAGCCGGCGGCGTTCGCCGGCGCTGGTCTCCGGCAGGCGCTTCTCGAGCTGGAGCGCGGCGTTGTTGACCAGCAACCAACGCCGATCCGGATCGAGCGTACGCAGGGCCTCGGCCCGGACCGCGCTTTTGGTCACGTCACCTCGAACGTCGAAGTCCGACTCCGTCGCGGTCAGGTCGAGTGCCGTGACCCGCGCGCCGGCGGACCTGAGCAACCGGACGCAGGCCGCGCCGATACCGTTGCCGCCGCCGGTGACGAGAGCATGGACGTCGGAGAGGTTGATCTCGAGCATGGTCAGCCGTTCCGTACCGACGAGACGGCTCGTCCGAAGGATTCGATGACGCGCTCGACGTCGTCGTCGGTCACCGGGGTGGACAGACAGCCGGTGCCACGCGGCATGATCACGATGCCGTGGTTCACCAGCTGCAGCCGGACCTCGTCGAGCAGGTGCGCGTCCGCGGCCCGATGCGCCTGGTAGCTGTCGATCGGCTCGTTGCTGAAGGCAATGTTGAACATCGAGCCGACACCGTTCACGTGGACAGCGACGCCCTGGTCCTTCGCCTCCTTGCGGAGGCCTTCCCGGAGCCGGTCCGTACGATCGGCCATCTCGTCCATGACCGGCTGGGTCAAAGCGGCCATCGCGGCCCGCGCTCCGGCCAGGACCGGGGGAGCAGCGGTGAAGGTGCCGGTCTGGAGCACGGCGCCCGGGCCACCGTTGAAGACCTCGAACAGCTCCGCGCGCCCACCGAACGCGGCCAGCGCGAAACCACCGCCCATGATCTTGCCGATCGCCATCAGATCGGGCCGATAGCCCCACTCGCCCGAGGCACCGGAGTAGCCGGCCCGCAAGGACTGGATCTCGTCGAAGACCACCAGTGCCCCGGCCCGGTGCGCGTGCTCGAAGACCGCGTCGAGAAAGTCGCGCGTCGCGGTCACCAACGAGCCGTTGCCGAGGAACGGTTCGACGATCACCGCCGCGATCTCGCTTCCCCACCGGCCGAACGCGTCGGCCACCGCGGCCGGATCGTTGTAGACCGCGGTGACCGTCGAGGTCGGTTCGAGCCCGGCCGACGCCGGTCGTGATGGCGCCGCGGTACCGGCCGCGAGCGCGGGCAGGACGTTGATGTCCTGGTAGAGCTCGTTGTGGCTGCCGTGGAAACCGCCCTCGAACTTGAGTACCCGATGCCGGCCGGTGTTGGCCCGGGCAACCCGCAGTGCGAACGCCGCCGCCTCCGAGCCGGTGGTGGTGAAGTGCAGTCGTTCCAGTGGCGGGTAGCGGACCGCAAGCTCGAGCGCGTACGCGGCTTCGAGCGGATGCGCGGTGCCGATCGCACTCGAGGCACTCAGTTCCCGTACGAACGCGCTGTTGGTCGGCCGGTGCCCGTGCCCGTGCGGCAGTGACGTGTAGTTGTTGACCAGATCCAGGTACTCGTTGCCGTCGATGTCGGTGACCGTCGCGCCACCGGCGTCGGCGGCATAGAACGGGTACGGCTGGAAGGCGAGGGTGCCGCGGGAAACGCCGCCGCTGACGATCGTCCGGGCGGTGTGGAAGAGCTCCTGTGAGCCGGGCGTAAGCGTCTGGTAGTGCTCGATCGCGGACTGATGAGACGTCGTCACAAGTGTCTGCCTCCCGGTGCGGTTCCGGCCTTGACGTTGCCGCCGGACTCATGTGGTAATACTGGTTATACCAGCAGGATCCGTCTGGTCACAAGGCAGCTCTGGGGTCAGCCGCCACCGGTCATGAGTGGCACAAGGAGACGTTTCATGGGACCTGTTCACAAGGTGATGGCCGCGCTGGCCGCCACTGTTTGTCTGCTCACCACGGCCGCGTGCGGTGGTGCCTCCGGCGGCTCTTCCGAAGGTGGCGGCAGTGGCGGCGTGGCGCTGCTGCTGCCGGGGACGAGCGGTGACGGCGGATTCCTGGACAGCGCCAAAGCCGGTGTCCAGACGGCGGCGGACGAGGCGGGCATCAAGGCGCAGGTGGTGGAGGCAGGCACCGACCCGACGAAGTGGCAGCCCGCGCTCGACGACCTGGTCGCCGGCGACGCGAAGCTGATCGTCACCGGAAGTTTCGCGATGGCCGACATGATCCAGCAGGCGGCCGAGGCCAACCCGGACAAGACGTTCGTCATCTTCGACGCGTCCGTGAACTACGGCAAGTGCAAGTGCCCGAACGTCTACTCGATCACCTACGTCGAGACCCAGGTGGGATTCCTCGGCGGGGCGCTGGCCGCGCTGATGGTGACGACACCAGGGATCGCCAAGGTCAACTCGGCCGGTACGCCGGCGATCGGCATGGTCGGTGGCGAGGAGATCCCGGTGATCGCCGCGTACTTCCAGGGCTTCAAGGCCGGCGCCAAGGCGGTCGCGCCCGGCGTCAAGGTGCTGACGACGTACTCGGGTTCGTTCAGTGACCCGGTCAAGGGCAAGGCCGTCGCGGCCGACCTGATCAACCAAGGTGCCGGCGTGATCGCCGCGGCGGCCGGCGGTACGGACAAGGGTGTTTTCGAGGCCGCTGCCGCGCGTGGTCTGTGGGCCATCGGTGCTGACAAGCAAGAGACCGTCGATCCCAAGGTCGGCGGCGTGGACACCGTACTGACGGCCGCGACGGTCGACGTCCGCAGCTCGGTCAAGCAGGCAGTTCTCGACTGGCACGACGGCAAACTCAAGGGCGGCACGGCCGGCGCGTACGGGGTCGAGGACGGATCGGTCTCGATCGTGGAGAGCCCGCTCTACACCTCGGTCGTCCCGGCGAAGATCCAGAACCGGATCAAGGAACTGGTCGCGGAGCTGAAGGCCGGCAAGTACAAGGCGGAGCTGACCGCCTCATGACACGGCCGGACCACGGCGCGGAAGATCCTGGTACGCCGGTCGTGCTGGAACTCCGCGACGTCGACAAGCACTTCGGGCCGGTACACGCGAACCGCGCGGTGTCGCTCTCACTGCGCCAGGGCAGCGTGCATGCCGTCCTCGGCGAGAACGGCGCGGGCAAGTCCACGCTGATGAACATCCTCTTCGGGGTGCTGACGCCGGATTCCGGTGAGATCCGCGTACACGGTGAGCCGCGGACGTTCGCGACACCGAAGGACGCGATCGCGGCCGGGATCGGAATGGTGTTCCAGCACTTCGGGCTGGTGCCTGAGCTCTCCGCGCTCGACAACATCTCGCTGGGTGCCGAGCGCACTTCC
The genomic region above belongs to Kribbella solani and contains:
- a CDS encoding ACP S-malonyltransferase — protein: MTGLAFVFPGQGSQRPGMGRELARCGVEARSLIDTAEQLTGVAVGELMTRADAITLADPEAAQLTVFVWSSVLSAELTAAGCRPIAVAGHSLGEYAALVAAGCLSWADALSIVAKRGRAMADAAQREPGAMAAIGGLSADHVTDLCRQSSVSAGVVVLANLNAPRQVVVSGTPEEVELVIEAARSAGALRVKRLPVGGAYHSPLMAEAERELAPMLAAADLRAPRVPFISSLTGCAVHDIEAYRQLLSRQIMRPVRWTDTVGTLARIGARTFVEVGPGRVLTGLGRSMVRTGRHLTGSEALALSLRTAVR
- a CDS encoding acyl-CoA thioesterase; its protein translation is MPRWVETAPRIVSWGYVETAVQVRWSECDLQRHAYYGNYMVWCDLGREAFALAVGVNYLDYQFTTTEFRIRFHTPAYYRDELLVRTWSSTPQARLDCHYEIYRKAGRQLIAEATSRHALVDSEKGLRVKGPSEFHDIFEAFLESKRPRQPERA
- a CDS encoding phosphopantetheine-binding protein, which gives rise to MVATLEETKAAAKVRQELCGEVKHLLVERLALAVDPDMIGDDQPLFGRGLELDSIDTLELAMAVEDEFGVVITDDDTECLLSLNRLVDHVAGNR
- a CDS encoding NAD-binding protein, yielding MTFLIVGETPAARRVCATLEARCAIEHLGAPTDAELARVLAAPVTAAAILVREDVHALRYALAIAHLAPALRQVVTVFDRTMAGQLRSLLPQCTVFSPASIAAPGIAGPSLDPELLWVQAHDDQVRQIVSGANGTPDVRHAPPARPGRRRRIIRAFRWNHPHQHDTGTRLMFLGLFGLLTVLLIDWAWLVLAAHHDPTGAFLDAARVVATVGPGPTGTGGGYAIWSGLAMLATIGFTSIFTAGLIDRLFEPRLLSMVGSRSVPRRDHVIVVGMGQLGVRLCELLLNLGVPVIGLERSRSARWLPVARGLGIPVVIGDGTERSVLKRLRLDRCRSLAAVGSDDLDNLAVAVAATAVAPGTRVVLRAGEQEAIAETRSLLPLGVIRDVTELAAAFVITEFGGEAAAGVLTAADGTYARLRSGAVQRVTVAARDECPHPRPHPCPHHRRA
- a CDS encoding FAD-binding oxidoreductase; this translates as MSELPTDQLAAQLRGELLVPDGPGYEDARRVYNAAINRRPALIVRCRGVADVVRSVRFAAEHSLPVAVRGGGHSVAGHGTCDGGLLVDLSGMRDVRVDPEARTVRVAGGATLGDLDAGTQLFGLATPTGQVSMTGIAGLTLNGGMGMLQRRYGLTCDNLLSADVVTADGSIVTAGADSHPELFWALRGGGGNFGVVTSFEFRCHPVGPTVLAGMVAWPVDKAPEVLAFLRDYIVDAPEELSADALFMFAPPLDVIPQEYQGTRLIGIFLRYVGADLDPEVVRPIREFGTPVLDFVYPMPYVAVQQMLDPLNPNGNLHYWTGEYLAELGDKQIELLSMFGASLPDPHSIIEVIPFNAAVTRVAPDATAFSHRQDSWLIHILGQWPDPADSHRCRTWVKRAGADLRAIGSGDTYLNLVTDEEVDRVDTVWNKTRMRRLAKVKAQYDPGNMFRFNHNIKPADDADKDAAADADTRRERRR
- a CDS encoding nucleoside hydrolase, producing MTKVIIDTDTGVDDGMGLIYGILSPELEIVAVTTSFGNVDVGKVTKNTAVIMERLGCDVPLAKGAGQGLAGGKAGYVPEIHGEDGFGNANFPDPEYTSLVGATAAQLTVDLAKQYPGELTYIGLGPLTNLAIALLLDPELPSRLTKVVWMGGAVRVPGNQTPVAEADALHDPEAAALCVAAGWDFLQIGLDVTNDTIFEAEHLDEVTAAATPAAELVAAGAPLYMSFYEQIFGRYCCAMHSPLTVGVVAHPELITAEETLPMAVETQGRFTRGMTIADWRPGQDSDARDWGDGPRVRIAFEVDRAAFVRRFVDRVIGKE
- a CDS encoding aminomethyl transferase family protein, whose amino-acid sequence is MRNVYSDPVAEYELLRGACGLIDYTGLGLLRITGGEAAQFLSQVSTRGVDFLLEGQISSALLLNTDGTLLAEALIHCSGNDYLVEVWPAQAAAVADYLVAAGNTCGQDVNVQDVTDDYRVYGIEGPQSPALAQKFLSFPITSMSYSSFVTESWGDDQDLLVSRTGVSGEYGYKLHIPVAAGNELRDHLAGLGAQPVGLDALDICRMEMRFANLEQEADGATPFETGLQWMVDFGHEFIGKAALTAHWEAGPARRPVCWIAAEGLDDPPAAGTALGVDGEPLGAVTHAVYSPRLERVIGTARVDADVAAAGLELTLEQPEHLVLTTAAPFLVATSFGVPLE
- a CDS encoding SDR family oxidoreductase, which codes for MSKSERVVLVTGATKGIGLGVAMDLAADGTRVLLNYRRDLEQAKRVLEQIRELQPRAELIQADVAVPAEVDRMFRGIRADHGRLDGLVSNAGIANDGYALMMGEQKWRSVLETNLTGSFLVCRAAARLMAVQRGGAIVAVASTSGVNAPAGQANYAASKAGLLAVVRVLAKELGSYGVRVNSVIPGFVDTAMTRSMPQDQLTAFVERVPLGRIGTPADVAPVVRFLLGPESAYVTGASVVIDGGLTC
- the fabZ gene encoding 3-hydroxyacyl-ACP dehydratase FabZ, which codes for MTSTPAVARVRELSADEIARLLPHRYPFFLLDRVTSVEPGVRAEAIKSITASDPVLAGHFPGRMLYPGVLLVECVAQLAAVIYGSAAATQATGEPVADVAERVGYLAEIKQAKFLRTVVPGDQLVIRAQTGPRLRDLMSVIGQASVGREVVMTTRLVVTERNDSQ